A window of Terriglobia bacterium contains these coding sequences:
- a CDS encoding NADP-dependent malic enzyme gives MAVIKQQALDYHHGNRPGKIEVRPSKPCQTQHDLSMAYTPGVAVPCLEIADNPHDAFKYTAKGNLVAVVSNGTAVLGLGDIGALAGKPVMEGKGVLFKRFADVDVFDLEVNTHDPDEIIKLCQLLEPTFGGINLEDIKAPECFYIEETLKKTMKIPVFHDDQHGTAIISGAALLNAVELAGKDISKIKLVVNGAGAAGIACSEHYVRLGVKRENIILCDTKGVVYKGRTSGMNPYKERFVVDTKLRTLEEAMVGADVFVGLSVKGAVTPDMVRSMAPKPIVFAMANPDPEIDYDTARACREDLLMATGRSDYPNQVNNVLGFPFIFRGALDVRATAINEEMKLAATRALAALAKEDVPESVCRAYGVDSLRFGPEYLIPKPFDSRVLIWEAAAVAEAAMRTGVAQEPIDINEYREQLERRLGKAHEVSRMMIQKAQHHPKTVVFPEGENDKILRACHYLSEEKIASPILIGNRSIIDAKAAELGLDLGGMRIVDPNTSSLRDAYSRELFQLRQRRGVTLSEATTLINNPNVFGSMMVHMGDADALVSGETQHFPDVIRPALQIVRMREGLHKVSGCYGMITQAGDLYFLADATVNIEPTAEDLVEIALCTAEMARHFDVVPRVAMLSFSTFGSTSHPLAEKVRKAVTLLHKADPTLIVDGEIMADAALSPEMLEQDYPFSSLKGGANVLIFPDLESANIAAKLLPKLGGTRSLGPILMGMQRPVQLLARGAEVEDIVNAAALAVVEAAEMEHKPVRSEALAAQGGC, from the coding sequence ATGGCCGTCATAAAACAGCAGGCTCTTGATTATCACCATGGGAATCGTCCGGGGAAGATTGAAGTTCGCCCGTCGAAGCCCTGCCAGACTCAGCATGATTTGAGCATGGCGTATACACCGGGTGTGGCGGTTCCGTGTCTCGAAATCGCCGACAATCCACATGATGCATTCAAATACACGGCGAAAGGCAATCTCGTCGCCGTGGTCAGCAACGGGACCGCAGTGCTCGGGTTGGGGGATATTGGTGCGCTTGCGGGTAAACCCGTCATGGAGGGCAAGGGTGTCCTCTTCAAGAGATTCGCCGATGTCGATGTGTTCGATCTCGAAGTAAACACGCACGATCCGGACGAAATCATCAAGCTCTGCCAATTGCTGGAGCCGACATTTGGCGGGATCAATCTCGAAGACATCAAGGCTCCGGAATGCTTCTACATCGAAGAGACATTAAAGAAGACGATGAAGATCCCGGTCTTCCACGACGACCAGCACGGGACCGCAATCATTTCCGGAGCAGCGCTGCTGAATGCAGTAGAGCTCGCCGGAAAAGACATTTCGAAGATCAAGCTCGTCGTGAATGGAGCGGGCGCCGCCGGCATTGCGTGTTCTGAACACTACGTACGGCTTGGCGTGAAGCGCGAAAACATCATCCTGTGCGATACAAAGGGAGTCGTTTACAAGGGCCGCACGAGCGGGATGAATCCATACAAGGAGCGTTTTGTCGTCGATACGAAACTCCGCACGTTGGAAGAAGCAATGGTAGGCGCGGACGTTTTCGTGGGACTCTCGGTCAAGGGAGCGGTTACGCCGGATATGGTGCGCTCGATGGCACCGAAGCCGATCGTATTCGCGATGGCTAATCCAGATCCAGAAATCGATTACGACACCGCCAGGGCCTGCCGCGAAGACTTGCTCATGGCCACTGGGCGTTCCGATTATCCCAACCAGGTGAACAATGTTCTCGGCTTCCCATTCATTTTCCGCGGTGCGCTCGATGTCCGCGCAACGGCCATCAACGAAGAAATGAAGCTGGCAGCGACTCGCGCGCTGGCGGCCCTGGCGAAAGAGGATGTGCCGGAGTCCGTATGCCGGGCGTATGGAGTCGACTCGCTGAGGTTTGGTCCTGAGTACCTGATTCCGAAGCCATTTGACTCCCGCGTCCTGATTTGGGAAGCCGCTGCAGTTGCAGAAGCAGCAATGCGCACGGGCGTGGCACAGGAACCAATCGATATCAACGAGTATCGTGAGCAACTCGAACGAAGGCTCGGCAAGGCGCATGAAGTTTCGCGCATGATGATCCAGAAGGCACAGCATCACCCGAAGACGGTGGTATTCCCTGAGGGAGAAAACGATAAGATCCTGCGGGCGTGCCATTACCTCTCCGAGGAAAAGATCGCGTCGCCGATCCTGATCGGGAATCGTTCCATTATCGACGCGAAGGCTGCCGAACTTGGGCTGGATCTCGGCGGAATGCGCATTGTAGACCCGAACACTTCGTCATTGAGGGACGCCTATAGTCGCGAGCTATTCCAACTCCGGCAGCGTCGAGGCGTGACTCTGAGCGAGGCGACTACCCTTATCAACAATCCCAACGTTTTCGGTTCGATGATGGTACACATGGGAGATGCCGACGCGCTCGTTTCCGGCGAGACGCAGCACTTCCCGGACGTCATCCGCCCAGCGTTGCAGATTGTGCGGATGAGGGAAGGCCTGCATAAGGTATCCGGCTGTTATGGAATGATCACCCAAGCTGGAGATCTCTATTTCCTCGCAGACGCCACTGTCAACATCGAACCCACGGCGGAAGACCTGGTGGAAATAGCGCTTTGCACCGCGGAAATGGCCCGGCACTTCGACGTTGTACCGCGAGTCGCAATGCTTTCATTCTCGACTTTCGGGAGCACGAGCCATCCACTCGCGGAGAAGGTACGCAAGGCCGTCACCCTGCTGCACAAAGCGGATCCAACGCTGATAGTGGATGGGGAGATTATGGCGGACGCTGCTCTGTCACCGGAGATGTTGGAGCAAGACTACCCGTTCAGCTCACTGAAGGGCGGTGCAAACGTGCTGATCTTCCCAGACCTGGAGTCGGCCAACATCGCCGCCAAGCTGCTGCCGAAATTGGGCGGCACACGGTCCCTGGGCCCGATCCTGATGGGCATGCAGCGGCCAGTGCAGTTGCTGGCGCGCGGTGCCGAGGTCGAGGACATCGTCAACGCGGCAGCCCTTGCAGTCGTTGAGGCAGCCGAGATGGAACACAAGCCGGTGCGTTCGGAAGCGCTGGCCGCACAAGGCGGTTGCTAA
- a CDS encoding sigma-54 dependent transcriptional regulator, giving the protein MPYTVLIVDDEELILRTISNGLRQEGFEVLTAASGEDAVQLFTQHNPDIALVDVILPGMNGIELLREIKGANSAAVVIMMSAHPVIDQAVEAMELGAFHYLGKPFRMADLLGTIKRATEVLALRVRVNETVETAKGAYNFGRISTQNGDTSETLERARKAADSDHTTILIQGESGTGKGVLARAIHYASPRASMPLLELNCATLPDTLLESELFGFEAGAFTDARHRKKGLLERAHGGTVFLDEIGNMSPSVQAKVLQVLEDGTFWRLGGTQSINVDVRLIAATNVNLKEAISAGQFREDLFYRLNVVPLSIPPLRRRKEDILSLALEMMEHFNRELGKKFTGFTPAAAHLLRQYPWPGNIRELKNAIEHSMILSTEGVLDADDLPEEIRATASPVDVMIAQSSALPPDLSKFVTLRELEDDYIEQVLAATGNNKSLTARILGIHPTSLLRRFKKKES; this is encoded by the coding sequence ATGCCGTATACGGTCCTGATCGTTGATGACGAAGAGCTTATCCTGCGCACCATCTCCAATGGCCTGCGCCAGGAGGGCTTCGAAGTCCTCACTGCTGCATCCGGCGAGGACGCCGTTCAACTCTTCACCCAACATAACCCCGACATCGCACTCGTAGACGTCATCCTTCCGGGAATGAATGGCATAGAACTCCTGCGCGAGATCAAGGGGGCAAACTCGGCAGCGGTCGTCATCATGATGAGCGCGCATCCCGTGATCGATCAGGCCGTCGAGGCCATGGAACTTGGCGCCTTCCATTACCTCGGAAAACCATTTCGGATGGCAGATCTCCTCGGCACTATAAAACGGGCGACGGAAGTACTCGCGCTGCGGGTCCGCGTAAATGAGACCGTCGAGACCGCGAAGGGTGCTTACAATTTTGGACGAATTTCGACCCAAAACGGCGACACCAGCGAGACGCTGGAACGGGCGCGCAAAGCCGCCGACTCAGACCACACCACCATCCTGATCCAGGGCGAAAGCGGAACCGGCAAAGGCGTCCTCGCACGCGCCATCCACTATGCCAGTCCGCGCGCCTCAATGCCGCTGCTGGAACTGAATTGCGCGACCTTGCCGGACACGCTGTTGGAAAGCGAATTGTTTGGCTTTGAGGCTGGCGCCTTCACCGACGCTCGTCACCGCAAGAAAGGCCTGCTCGAGCGCGCGCATGGTGGCACGGTTTTTCTTGACGAGATCGGAAACATGTCCCCGAGCGTGCAGGCGAAAGTTTTGCAGGTACTGGAAGACGGCACATTCTGGCGCCTGGGCGGGACACAATCCATTAACGTCGACGTGCGCCTGATCGCCGCAACCAATGTGAACCTGAAGGAAGCCATCAGCGCCGGGCAGTTCCGGGAAGATCTCTTCTACAGGCTGAACGTGGTCCCGCTCTCGATTCCTCCGCTGCGCCGCCGCAAAGAAGACATTCTGTCGCTCGCACTGGAGATGATGGAGCACTTCAACCGCGAGTTGGGCAAGAAATTCACGGGATTCACCCCTGCCGCCGCCCATCTTCTTCGCCAGTATCCGTGGCCCGGAAACATCCGTGAGTTGAAGAATGCCATTGAACACAGCATGATCCTCTCAACCGAAGGCGTTCTGGACGCCGACGACCTTCCGGAAGAGATTCGTGCGACGGCCTCTCCTGTGGACGTCATGATCGCGCAATCCAGTGCGCTCCCGCCGGACCTCAGCAAGTTCGTCACACTACGCGAACTCGAGGACGACTACATCGAACAGGTTCTCGCCGCAACCGGCAACAACAAGAGCCTCACCGCCAGGATCCTCGGCATCCATCCCACATCCCTGCTCAGGCGCTTCAAGAAAAAAGAATCGTAG